A part of Pararhizobium sp. A13 genomic DNA contains:
- a CDS encoding DNA polymerase Y family protein: MRLTALDEAAEAIGLKKNQGVAEARAICPALDVVEEDLGADRRLLDGIADWCDRYTPLVALDGRDGLFLDITGCAHLFGGEKALLKDILSRLFQMGIDARGAISSAPGLSWAISRFGSGGVIADEEMEHVLSPLPVASLRLEEQTIAALQKLGLKQVGDLLLAPRAPLARRFGAHLLLRLDQALGRDEEPVSPRRAVASLSAERRLTDPIQAEEDILYLTGQIALSLKTSLEERGAGGRAFELVLFRVDGRVFRVAAGASQPLRDPRRIAALFSERLQAVHDDLDAGYGFEILRLNVMRHEAFDAAQEDFDGDRQKDVSLASFVDRVSARLGADCLQSFQLRESHVPERAMTAAPAIRTLSSGKKPEASGFSWSRSERPLRLFLRPESVEVSLAEVPEGPPDSFRWRRMLHRVSRSQGPERLAMEWWIDGTDARARDYFRIEDDTGHRFWIYREGLYGQLPPPRWFMHGVFA; the protein is encoded by the coding sequence ATGCGATTGACGGCCCTTGACGAGGCCGCGGAAGCGATCGGCCTCAAGAAAAATCAGGGTGTTGCGGAAGCGCGGGCGATCTGTCCGGCGCTCGATGTCGTCGAGGAAGACTTGGGCGCCGATCGCCGCCTGCTCGATGGTATCGCCGACTGGTGCGACCGTTACACGCCCCTGGTGGCGCTCGACGGCCGGGACGGGCTGTTTCTCGATATCACCGGCTGCGCCCATCTCTTCGGCGGCGAGAAGGCGCTGCTCAAGGATATCCTGTCACGGCTCTTCCAGATGGGGATCGATGCGCGTGGCGCCATCTCGTCGGCGCCGGGCCTCTCCTGGGCGATCTCCCGCTTCGGCAGCGGCGGCGTCATTGCGGACGAGGAGATGGAGCATGTGCTTTCGCCCCTGCCGGTCGCTTCGCTGCGGCTGGAAGAGCAGACCATCGCCGCGCTGCAGAAGCTCGGACTGAAACAGGTCGGCGATCTCCTCCTTGCGCCACGGGCGCCTCTGGCCCGCCGTTTCGGAGCGCACCTGCTCTTGCGGCTCGATCAGGCGCTTGGCCGTGACGAAGAGCCCGTTTCACCGCGGCGGGCCGTCGCCAGCCTCTCCGCCGAACGCCGCCTCACTGACCCCATTCAGGCGGAGGAAGACATCCTGTATCTCACCGGGCAGATCGCCCTGTCGCTGAAAACCAGCCTGGAGGAGCGCGGCGCGGGCGGGCGCGCTTTCGAGCTCGTGCTGTTCCGGGTCGATGGCCGGGTCTTTCGCGTCGCGGCCGGCGCTTCGCAGCCGTTGCGGGATCCCAGGCGCATCGCTGCGCTCTTTTCCGAGCGTCTCCAGGCCGTTCATGACGACCTCGATGCCGGCTATGGCTTTGAAATCCTGCGGCTGAACGTCATGCGGCATGAAGCCTTCGATGCCGCGCAGGAGGATTTTGATGGCGACCGGCAAAAGGATGTTTCCCTTGCCAGCTTCGTCGATCGCGTTTCGGCCCGTCTCGGTGCCGATTGCCTGCAGAGTTTTCAGTTGCGCGAAAGCCACGTGCCGGAACGGGCGATGACTGCTGCTCCTGCCATCCGCACGCTGTCATCCGGCAAGAAGCCGGAGGCAAGCGGTTTCTCCTGGTCTCGCAGCGAACGGCCGCTCAGGCTTTTCTTAAGGCCGGAATCGGTGGAGGTCTCTTTGGCTGAAGTGCCCGAGGGGCCGCCCGACAGCTTCCGCTGGCGGCGCATGCTGCATCGCGTCTCCCGCAGCCAGGGGCCGGAGCGGCTTGCCATGGAATGGTGGATCGATGGCACTGACGCCCGGGCGCGGGATTATTTCCGCATCGAGGACGACACCGGCCATCGCTTCTGGATCTACCGCGAAGGCCTCTACGGCCAGCTGCCGCCGCCGCGCTGGTTCATGCATGGGGTTTTCGCATGA
- a CDS encoding metallopeptidase family protein, producing MARIDQTDDWRERHAPTISTFESLALEAYSHLPEEFRALATNLTIEIDDFPSEDVFEDMALETPFDLLGLFEGRGIGERFSMETGQVPNRITLYRRPILDYWAENEETLGDIVTHVLIHEIGHHFGLSDDDMERIEASVEHVGG from the coding sequence ATGGCCCGCATAGACCAGACCGATGATTGGCGTGAACGCCACGCGCCGACAATCAGCACATTCGAATCCCTGGCACTGGAGGCCTATAGCCATCTGCCGGAGGAATTCCGGGCGCTTGCCACCAACCTCACCATCGAGATCGACGACTTTCCGAGCGAGGACGTTTTCGAGGACATGGCGCTGGAAACGCCCTTTGACCTCTTGGGCCTGTTCGAAGGACGCGGCATCGGCGAGCGCTTCAGCATGGAAACCGGCCAGGTGCCGAACCGGATCACGCTCTATCGCCGGCCGATCCTCGACTACTGGGCGGAAAACGAGGAGACGCTGGGCGACATCGTCACCCATGTGCTGATCCACGAGATCGGCCACCATTTCGGCCTGTCCGACGACGACATGGAGCGGATCGAGGCAAGCGTCGAGCATGTGGGCGGTTAA
- a CDS encoding DUF1737 domain-containing protein translates to MKLYRFLTGTDDAAFCHRVTDALNKGWSLHGSPALSFNSQTGRPMTGQAIVKDVDGKDYHPDMKLSEQ, encoded by the coding sequence ATGAAACTCTACCGTTTCCTGACCGGCACCGACGATGCCGCTTTCTGCCACCGCGTCACCGACGCCCTCAACAAGGGCTGGTCGCTGCACGGCTCGCCCGCGCTTTCCTTCAACAGCCAGACGGGCCGGCCGATGACCGGACAGGCGATCGTCAAGGACGTCGACGGCAAGGACTATCACCCGGACATGAAACTTTCCGAGCAGTGA
- a CDS encoding CoA ester lyase produces the protein MNSVADRHPVRLRRSVLCVPADNARALAKVATLACDAVIYDLEDAVSVDDKAAARRTLADHLARKRRSDIEVIVRINGLKTPFGEKDLAAMLALSPDAILLPKVESPQDILAVADMLSENDAPDALRLWAMIETPHGVLNAAAIAETGRTRGGRLDCFVPGLNDLRKETGVPALPGRTYLVPWLMQILLAGRSCGLDVIDAVFNDFRDTAGFAAECAQGRDMGFDGKMLIHPAQIGPANDHFGVDEADVTEARSIIDAFALPENRDKGVINLNGLMVERLHLEQALRLAAKAEAIQHKRT, from the coding sequence ATGAATTCAGTTGCCGATCGCCATCCCGTCCGCCTGCGCCGTTCGGTGCTCTGCGTGCCCGCCGACAATGCCCGCGCGCTTGCCAAGGTCGCGACCCTTGCCTGTGACGCCGTGATCTACGATCTCGAGGATGCCGTTTCCGTCGACGACAAGGCCGCCGCCCGCCGGACGCTTGCCGATCACCTCGCCCGCAAACGGCGCAGCGATATCGAGGTGATCGTCCGCATCAACGGCCTGAAAACCCCCTTCGGCGAAAAGGATCTGGCAGCGATGCTGGCGCTTTCGCCCGACGCCATCCTGCTGCCCAAGGTGGAGAGCCCCCAGGATATCCTGGCGGTCGCGGACATGCTGTCGGAAAACGACGCGCCGGATGCCCTGCGTCTCTGGGCGATGATCGAGACCCCGCACGGGGTGCTCAATGCCGCTGCGATCGCCGAGACCGGCCGCACGCGCGGCGGCAGGCTCGATTGTTTCGTGCCCGGGCTGAACGATCTGCGCAAGGAAACCGGCGTGCCCGCTTTGCCCGGCCGCACCTATCTCGTGCCCTGGCTGATGCAGATCCTGCTTGCCGGCCGCAGTTGCGGTCTCGATGTCATCGATGCCGTCTTCAACGATTTTCGCGATACGGCCGGCTTCGCTGCGGAATGCGCGCAAGGCCGCGACATGGGTTTCGATGGCAAGATGCTGATCCACCCGGCCCAGATCGGCCCGGCTAACGATCATTTCGGTGTCGACGAAGCCGACGTCACTGAAGCCAGATCCATCATCGATGCCTTCGCGCTCCCGGAAAACCGCGACAAGGGCGTCATCAATCTCAATGGCCTGATGGTCGAGCGCCTGCATCTCGAGCAGGCCCTGCGCCTCGCCGCCAAGGCAGAGGCCATTCAGCATAAAAGGACGTGA
- the leuD gene encoding 3-isopropylmalate dehydratase small subunit, translating into MDKFVKLTGVAAPLPVVNIDTDMIIPKDYLKTIKRTGLGTGLFAEARYNEDGSVNPDFVLNKPAYQNAKILVAGDNFGCGSSREHAPWALLDFGIRCVISTSFADIFYNNCFKNGILPVVVSPEDLEKLMDDASRGSNAILTVDLEACEITGPDGGKITFELDEFKRHCMLNGLDDIGLTLEKASAIDTFEKANAASHPWA; encoded by the coding sequence ATGGACAAATTCGTCAAGCTCACCGGCGTTGCCGCGCCCCTTCCCGTCGTCAATATCGACACGGACATGATCATTCCGAAGGATTACCTGAAGACGATCAAGCGCACCGGCCTTGGCACGGGACTGTTCGCCGAGGCCCGCTACAACGAGGACGGCTCCGTCAATCCGGATTTCGTGCTCAACAAGCCCGCCTACCAGAACGCCAAGATCCTGGTTGCCGGCGACAATTTCGGCTGCGGCTCCTCGCGCGAACATGCGCCCTGGGCACTCCTTGACTTCGGTATCCGCTGCGTCATCTCGACCTCGTTCGCCGACATCTTCTACAACAACTGTTTCAAGAACGGCATCCTGCCGGTCGTGGTCTCGCCGGAAGACCTGGAAAAGCTGATGGATGACGCCAGCCGCGGCTCCAACGCCATCCTGACGGTCGATCTGGAAGCCTGCGAAATCACCGGGCCGGACGGCGGCAAGATCACCTTCGAGCTCGATGAATTCAAGCGTCACTGCATGCTGAACGGCCTCGACGATATCGGCCTGACACTGGAAAAGGCCTCCGCCATCGACACATTCGAGAAGGCCAACGCCGCTTCGCATCCCTGGGCGTAA
- a CDS encoding RidA family protein: MPSQRKLISSGSPFEKTAGYSRALVQGDWCFVSGTTGYDYATMTMPQTVEEQTRNCLKTIERALTDAGFSLKDVVRNHYYVTDAAFADVVFPILGEVFGDIRPAATMVVCDLIRPEMLIEIEVTAFRG; the protein is encoded by the coding sequence ATGCCAAGCCAGCGCAAACTGATCTCGTCCGGCTCGCCGTTTGAAAAGACGGCGGGCTATTCGCGCGCTTTGGTACAGGGCGACTGGTGCTTCGTTTCCGGCACGACCGGCTATGACTATGCCACCATGACCATGCCGCAGACGGTGGAAGAGCAGACCCGCAACTGCCTGAAGACGATCGAGAGGGCGCTGACGGATGCCGGATTTTCGCTGAAGGACGTGGTGCGCAATCATTACTACGTCACCGATGCCGCCTTTGCCGATGTCGTGTTCCCGATTCTGGGCGAGGTCTTCGGCGATATCCGTCCGGCGGCGACCATGGTGGTTTGCGACCTGATCCGCCCGGAAATGCTGATCGAGATCGAAGTCACCGCCTTTCGGGGCTGA
- a CDS encoding alpha/beta hydrolase, with protein MATITTKDGTEIFYKDWGSGQPILFSHGWPLSGDAWEAQMLFFGQNGYRVIAHDRRGHGRSSQPWDGNNMDQYADDLAGLIEKLDLKDLIMIGHSTGGGEVAHYIGRHGTRRVAKVVLVGAVPPLMLKTDANPEGTPIEAFDGIRKGTAEDRSNFFLNLTMPFYGFNRDGATVNAGLRESFWLQGMMGGIKGHHDCIHEFSEVDYTEDLKKIDVPTLFIHGDDDQIVPIAAAAEKAVKIVKIGTLNVYKGSGHGLAQVEPDRFNADVLDFIKS; from the coding sequence ATGGCTACGATCACCACCAAGGACGGAACTGAAATCTTCTACAAGGACTGGGGCAGCGGTCAGCCGATCCTGTTTTCGCATGGATGGCCGCTTTCGGGCGACGCCTGGGAAGCGCAGATGCTGTTCTTCGGTCAGAACGGCTACCGCGTCATCGCCCATGACCGCCGCGGCCACGGCCGTTCCTCCCAGCCCTGGGACGGCAACAATATGGACCAGTATGCCGATGATCTGGCCGGGCTGATCGAAAAGCTCGACCTCAAGGACCTGATCATGATCGGCCATTCGACCGGCGGCGGCGAAGTCGCCCACTATATCGGCCGCCACGGCACGCGCCGCGTTGCCAAGGTCGTGCTGGTCGGCGCCGTGCCGCCGCTGATGCTGAAAACGGACGCCAACCCGGAAGGCACGCCGATCGAGGCCTTCGACGGCATCCGCAAGGGCACGGCCGAAGATCGGTCGAACTTCTTCCTCAATCTGACCATGCCGTTCTACGGCTTCAACCGCGACGGCGCGACGGTCAATGCCGGCCTGCGCGAAAGCTTCTGGCTGCAGGGCATGATGGGCGGCATCAAGGGCCACCATGATTGCATCCACGAATTCTCCGAGGTCGACTACACCGAGGACCTGAAGAAGATCGACGTTCCGACCCTCTTCATCCATGGCGATGACGACCAGATCGTGCCGATCGCCGCTGCTGCCGAAAAGGCCGTGAAGATTGTGAAGATTGGTACGCTCAATGTCTACAAGGGCAGCGGCCATGGTCTTGCCCAGGTCGAGCCGGACCGCTTCAACGCTGATGTTCTGGACTTCATCAAGTCTTGA
- the leuB gene encoding 3-isopropylmalate dehydrogenase, translated as MTVRSLFLLPGDGIGPEAMAEVRKIIAHMNAEMGGGFTTDEGLVGGSAYDAHGAAISDADMAKAMAADAVLFGAVGGPKWDDVPYEVRPEAGLLRLRKDMELFANLRPAICYPALANASSLKAELVEGLDILIVRELTGGVYFGEPKEIIDLGNGQKRGIDTQVYDTYEIERIAGVAFELARTRQNRVCSMEKRNVMKSGVLWNQVVTATHKAKYSDVQLEHMLADAGGMQLVRAPKQFDVIVTDNLFGDMLSDVAAMLTGSLGMLPSASLGAPDAKTGKRKALYEPVHGSAPDIAGKGIANPIAMIASFAMCLRYSFNLVTEADNLEKAIANVLDKGIRTGDIMADGARKVGTTEMGDAILAEFKALSA; from the coding sequence ATGACAGTGCGCAGTCTTTTCCTTCTCCCCGGCGACGGCATCGGCCCCGAAGCCATGGCGGAAGTCCGCAAAATCATCGCCCATATGAACGCCGAGATGGGGGGCGGCTTCACCACGGACGAAGGTCTGGTCGGCGGCAGCGCCTACGACGCCCATGGCGCGGCGATTTCCGACGCGGACATGGCAAAGGCGATGGCGGCGGACGCCGTTCTGTTCGGCGCCGTCGGCGGCCCGAAGTGGGATGACGTTCCCTATGAAGTGCGCCCGGAAGCCGGCCTGCTGCGCCTGCGCAAGGATATGGAACTGTTTGCCAACCTGCGCCCGGCGATCTGCTACCCGGCGCTGGCCAATGCTTCTTCGCTGAAGGCCGAGCTGGTCGAAGGCCTCGATATCCTGATCGTGCGCGAACTGACCGGTGGCGTCTATTTCGGCGAACCGAAAGAGATCATCGATCTCGGCAATGGCCAGAAGCGCGGCATCGACACGCAGGTCTATGACACCTACGAGATCGAGCGCATCGCCGGCGTCGCCTTCGAACTGGCACGGACCCGGCAGAACCGCGTCTGCTCGATGGAGAAGCGCAACGTCATGAAGTCGGGCGTGCTCTGGAACCAGGTGGTGACGGCGACGCACAAGGCCAAATATTCCGACGTGCAACTGGAACACATGCTGGCAGACGCTGGCGGCATGCAGCTGGTCCGTGCGCCAAAGCAGTTCGACGTGATCGTCACCGACAACCTGTTCGGCGACATGCTGTCGGACGTTGCCGCCATGCTGACCGGCTCGCTCGGCATGCTGCCGTCGGCTTCGCTCGGCGCTCCGGATGCCAAGACCGGCAAGCGCAAGGCGCTGTACGAGCCGGTCCACGGCTCGGCGCCGGACATTGCCGGCAAGGGCATCGCCAACCCGATCGCCATGATCGCCTCGTTTGCCATGTGCCTGCGTTATTCCTTCAACCTGGTGACGGAAGCCGACAATCTGGAGAAGGCGATCGCCAACGTGCTCGACAAGGGCATCCGCACCGGCGACATCATGGCCGACGGCGCCCGCAAGGTCGGCACAACCGAGATGGGCGATGCGATTTTGGCCGAGTTCAAGGCGCTTTCGGCGTAA
- a CDS encoding phosphatase PAP2 family protein — protein sequence MNRPLSSSLWLLLATIILVAALLPFDGLISQRAQALPPAIVAFNERITDFGTFAWMIYGSGSIAIIAYILHRVFRSAGFSSKTKTAWRLALYFLVTIGSASALVHFLKFVIGRARPELFLEYGAYSLTPFAHDGLFESFPSGHSAAVGSFFGAFAMLAPRLRVLFALGALTIGITRVVVGAHYPSDVAAGLLLGLWVALMIAFVFARQNWLFRLDEKGWPRPKVSP from the coding sequence ATGAACCGGCCGCTCTCCTCATCCCTCTGGCTGCTGCTGGCGACGATCATTCTGGTCGCCGCACTATTGCCCTTCGACGGCCTCATCTCCCAACGCGCGCAGGCCCTGCCGCCCGCGATTGTCGCCTTCAACGAGCGGATCACCGATTTCGGCACGTTCGCCTGGATGATCTATGGCTCCGGCTCGATCGCCATCATCGCCTATATCCTGCACCGGGTTTTCCGCAGCGCCGGGTTTTCCTCGAAAACGAAGACCGCGTGGCGGCTGGCGCTCTATTTCCTCGTGACGATCGGCAGCGCCAGCGCGCTGGTGCATTTCCTCAAATTCGTGATCGGGCGGGCGCGACCGGAGCTGTTCCTGGAGTATGGCGCCTATAGCCTGACGCCCTTTGCGCATGATGGGCTGTTCGAGAGTTTTCCCTCCGGCCATTCGGCGGCGGTCGGCTCGTTCTTCGGCGCCTTTGCCATGCTCGCGCCTCGCCTGCGCGTCCTCTTCGCGCTCGGCGCACTGACGATCGGTATCACCCGTGTCGTTGTCGGCGCCCATTATCCGAGCGACGTGGCGGCCGGGCTGCTGCTTGGTCTCTGGGTCGCCCTGATGATTGCCTTCGTCTTTGCGCGGCAGAACTGGCTTTTCCGGCTGGACGAGAAGGGTTGGCCGCGGCCGAAAGTGTCGCCGTGA
- a CDS encoding phosphatase PAP2 family protein, giving the protein MDTLLAACGIRPRSAETRCLALINPLYHFCCLNLIFIAFTLFDTCVAAAGRFPELAIEFGQTFTHVGKSGWILCIAGYVFLAGFATLRKSASGKAAAVAQMLTAAAAYVFLTVALSGLAANVLKRVIGRARPQFFEQEGILSFSPFANNAAYESFPSGHATTAAALFVALALLMPSLRAPLLIAGIWVGLARVIVGAHYPSDVIAGLALGAWFALAVATHFARNGILFTINAAGWPETRYASSATEPQATGALATDQP; this is encoded by the coding sequence ATGGACACATTGCTCGCGGCTTGCGGGATAAGGCCGAGATCGGCCGAAACCCGGTGTCTGGCCCTTATCAATCCGCTCTATCATTTCTGTTGCCTGAACCTCATCTTCATTGCCTTCACACTTTTCGACACCTGCGTTGCCGCCGCCGGGCGCTTCCCTGAGCTGGCGATCGAATTCGGGCAGACATTTACCCATGTCGGCAAATCCGGCTGGATCCTGTGCATTGCCGGCTACGTATTCCTCGCAGGATTTGCCACACTGAGGAAAAGCGCATCGGGCAAGGCGGCTGCCGTGGCACAGATGCTCACGGCGGCGGCGGCCTATGTCTTTCTCACGGTTGCCCTATCCGGCCTTGCTGCCAATGTCCTGAAGCGGGTGATCGGCCGCGCCCGGCCGCAATTCTTCGAGCAGGAGGGGATTTTGAGCTTTTCACCCTTCGCCAACAATGCCGCCTATGAAAGTTTTCCCTCCGGCCATGCGACGACCGCAGCGGCGCTTTTCGTGGCGCTGGCCTTGCTGATGCCGTCGCTGCGTGCACCACTTCTCATCGCCGGCATCTGGGTCGGGCTGGCGCGGGTGATCGTTGGCGCCCATTACCCAAGCGACGTGATCGCCGGGCTGGCGCTTGGCGCCTGGTTCGCCCTGGCGGTCGCCACCCATTTCGCCCGCAACGGCATTCTCTTCACCATCAACGCTGCCGGCTGGCCGGAAACCCGATATGCGAGCTCCGCTACGGAGCCGCAAGCAACCGGAGCACTGGCAACCGATCAACCATGA
- a CDS encoding MFS transporter, with product MADIAAMGGPKAAPMTGEQKKVIFASSLGTIFEWYDFYLYGSLAIYIGATFFSQYPETTRNIFALLAFAAGFLVRPFGALVFGRLGDLVGRKYTFLVTILIMGLSTFLVGILPGAASIGIAAPILLIALRMLQGLALGGEYGGAATYVAEHAPQGKRGYFTSWIQTTATLGLFLSLVVIVTVQMILGKEAFAAWGWRIPFLLSCILLGVSVWIRLKMNESPAFKKMKEEGKGSKAPLTEAFGQWKNAKIALLALFGAVVGQAVVWYSGQFYALFFLQNILKVDGQSANLMVAASLLLGTGFFVFFGWLSDKIGRKPIIMAGLLLAMLTYFPLFKTLTWAGNPALAEAQQTIRATVTAAPGDCKFQFNPTGTAKFTTSCDIATSFLTRNSVPYDVVAGSAGSAATVKIGDATISGYDAVAAGDKAKAMGGAFEKQVNMALQASGYPLVRAAAKVPESKLDGFVAANPELALDAAAVRGGEKATMTAEQLVAAKLLTAEEAAGVTEMPVYTVAKGGTFAMVADPARVNWVTIIAVLTVLVIYVTMVYGPIAALLVELFPTRIRYTGMSLPYHIGNGWFGGLLPATAFAMSAAQGDIYYGLWYPIVFAGITLVIGMLFLPETKDRDIHAMN from the coding sequence ATGGCAGATATTGCAGCAATGGGCGGGCCAAAAGCCGCCCCCATGACAGGCGAGCAGAAGAAGGTGATTTTCGCCTCTTCGCTCGGTACGATCTTCGAGTGGTACGACTTCTATCTCTACGGTTCGCTGGCTATCTATATCGGCGCAACCTTCTTTTCGCAGTATCCTGAAACCACCCGCAACATCTTCGCCCTGCTCGCTTTTGCAGCAGGCTTCCTGGTGCGTCCGTTCGGCGCGCTGGTGTTCGGCCGCCTCGGCGATCTCGTCGGCCGCAAATATACCTTCCTCGTCACCATCCTGATCATGGGTCTATCGACCTTCCTCGTCGGTATCCTGCCCGGTGCCGCGTCCATCGGCATCGCCGCTCCGATCCTCCTGATCGCGCTGCGCATGCTGCAGGGCCTGGCGCTCGGCGGCGAATATGGCGGTGCTGCGACCTATGTGGCCGAACACGCGCCGCAGGGCAAACGGGGCTACTTCACCTCGTGGATCCAGACGACGGCGACGCTCGGCCTGTTCCTGTCGCTGGTGGTCATCGTCACCGTGCAGATGATCCTCGGCAAGGAGGCCTTCGCGGCCTGGGGCTGGCGCATTCCGTTCCTGCTCTCCTGCATCCTGCTCGGCGTCTCCGTCTGGATTCGTCTGAAGATGAACGAATCGCCGGCCTTCAAGAAGATGAAGGAAGAGGGCAAGGGCTCCAAGGCGCCGCTGACCGAAGCCTTCGGCCAGTGGAAAAATGCCAAGATCGCGCTGCTCGCTCTGTTCGGTGCCGTCGTCGGCCAGGCGGTCGTCTGGTATTCCGGCCAGTTCTATGCGCTGTTCTTCCTGCAGAACATCCTCAAGGTCGATGGCCAGTCGGCCAACCTGATGGTTGCGGCTTCGCTGCTCCTCGGCACCGGCTTCTTCGTCTTCTTTGGCTGGCTGTCGGACAAGATCGGGCGCAAGCCGATCATCATGGCCGGCCTGCTGCTCGCCATGCTGACGTACTTCCCGCTGTTCAAGACGCTGACCTGGGCCGGCAACCCGGCACTGGCAGAAGCCCAGCAGACCATCCGCGCCACCGTCACTGCCGCTCCGGGAGACTGCAAATTCCAGTTCAACCCCACCGGCACGGCGAAGTTCACGACATCCTGCGATATCGCGACCTCGTTCCTGACGCGCAATTCCGTGCCCTATGACGTCGTTGCCGGTTCGGCCGGCTCGGCTGCCACGGTCAAGATCGGCGATGCAACCATCAGTGGCTACGATGCAGTTGCCGCGGGCGACAAGGCCAAGGCCATGGGCGGCGCCTTTGAAAAGCAGGTCAACATGGCGCTCCAGGCCAGCGGCTATCCGTTGGTTCGTGCCGCTGCCAAGGTTCCGGAAAGCAAGCTTGACGGCTTCGTTGCCGCCAATCCCGAGCTGGCGCTCGATGCCGCAGCCGTTCGCGGCGGCGAGAAGGCAACGATGACGGCTGAGCAGCTGGTCGCGGCCAAGCTCTTGACGGCGGAAGAAGCCGCCGGCGTCACCGAAATGCCGGTCTATACGGTGGCCAAGGGCGGCACCTTCGCCATGGTGGCCGATCCCGCCCGCGTCAACTGGGTCACCATCATCGCCGTGCTCACCGTGCTCGTCATCTATGTGACGATGGTCTACGGCCCGATCGCAGCGCTTCTGGTCGAGCTCTTCCCGACCCGCATCCGCTATACCGGGATGTCCCTGCCCTACCATATCGGCAACGGCTGGTTCGGTGGTCTGCTTCCGGCAACGGCGTTTGCGATGAGCGCTGCCCAGGGCGATATCTACTACGGTCTCTGGTACCCGATCGTGTTTGCCGGCATCACGCTGGTGATCGGCATGCTCTTCCTGCCCGAAACGAAGGATCGCGACATCCACGCGATGAACTGA
- a CDS encoding ABC transporter permease produces MTGFILADLRRLWAGSIVVVLLIAFASALGVAVTLQERALRLGSARAADKFDLVVGAPGSETQLLLSSVFLQPSPLPLMPGNVLSKLSADPRVSWAAPVGFGDSFSGYPIVGTSSVLAGNLSALAEGRVFASAGEAVVGSAVKLPLGYAVKPTHGLAELGGETHTELAYSIIGRMAPTGTSWDRAILVPIQSVWSLHGMGEDTHEDAEKEHVTEPEGAHPDEAVHAHEHAEEVAVGHEPHAHEHGHIDPAAPLDEAWTAEAPGLPAILVKPKTIADAYKLRQDYRGNGTLAVFPGEVLTNLYATLGDAKRVLSAVAVGAQILVAAAVLLVTVIHIGQRRRQIGALRAFGAPQSAVLAIVWLELFVLVAAGILLGFAIGYGAARILSGLFSGESGVALPVGFAREDLASAAAIALFAAGLALVPALLAYRQSPASALRA; encoded by the coding sequence ATGACCGGTTTTATCCTTGCTGATCTTCGCCGTCTCTGGGCCGGTTCGATCGTCGTCGTGCTTCTGATCGCGTTTGCCTCAGCGCTCGGCGTGGCGGTAACGCTGCAGGAACGGGCCCTTCGTCTCGGCAGCGCGCGTGCCGCCGACAAGTTTGATCTGGTTGTCGGTGCGCCCGGCAGCGAGACGCAACTGCTGCTCTCCTCGGTCTTCCTCCAGCCTTCGCCGCTGCCGCTGATGCCGGGCAATGTGCTGTCGAAACTCTCCGCCGATCCGCGTGTCTCCTGGGCGGCACCGGTCGGTTTCGGAGATTCCTTCTCCGGCTATCCGATCGTCGGAACGTCTTCGGTGCTTGCGGGCAATCTCTCGGCCCTGGCGGAAGGACGGGTCTTTGCGAGTGCCGGTGAAGCCGTCGTCGGTTCTGCCGTGAAACTGCCGCTCGGCTATGCGGTGAAGCCCACGCATGGCCTTGCAGAACTCGGCGGGGAAACCCATACGGAGCTCGCCTATAGCATCATCGGCCGGATGGCGCCGACCGGCACCTCCTGGGACCGGGCGATCCTCGTACCCATCCAGTCCGTCTGGAGCCTGCATGGAATGGGCGAAGATACGCATGAGGATGCGGAAAAAGAGCATGTCACCGAGCCGGAAGGCGCACACCCGGATGAAGCGGTTCACGCCCACGAGCACGCGGAAGAGGTTGCGGTCGGCCATGAACCGCATGCTCACGAGCACGGGCATATCGACCCAGCCGCTCCCCTCGACGAAGCATGGACGGCCGAAGCGCCCGGGCTTCCAGCCATTCTAGTCAAGCCCAAGACGATCGCCGACGCCTACAAGCTGCGCCAGGACTATCGCGGCAACGGCACGCTCGCCGTCTTTCCCGGCGAGGTGCTGACCAATCTCTACGCGACGCTTGGCGATGCCAAACGTGTTCTGTCAGCCGTCGCGGTCGGCGCGCAGATTCTTGTTGCCGCCGCCGTGCTGCTGGTCACCGTCATCCATATCGGCCAGCGCCGCCGCCAGATCGGTGCGCTCCGCGCGTTTGGCGCGCCGCAATCGGCGGTTCTTGCGATCGTCTGGCTCGAGCTTTTCGTGCTGGTCGCCGCAGGCATCCTCCTGGGCTTCGCCATCGGTTACGGCGCGGCCAGAATCCTCTCCGGGCTTTTCTCCGGTGAAAGCGGGGTCGCACTGCCGGTCGGTTTTGCCCGGGAAGATCTGGCAAGCGCGGCCGCGATCGCGCTTTTTGCCGCGGGCCTCGCGCTCGTACCGGCCCTCCTCGCTTACCGGCAGTCGCCCGCCTCTGCGCTGCGGGCCTGA